The genome window GTCCGTCTAGCCATGATCTAGTATCTTCCCTTCAACCGAAGTCATCTTCATCGCGGGATTCGAATGCACATAGCTAGAGCGTGTTATGAACTTTGGAGGATGGCGGCAGCGTTGCTGAGCATGAGGACCGTGAAGACGACGAAATGCAGGCCAGCCAGGGTTTCCGGCAAGCGCTCGTAGTCGCGTGCAAGCCGACGGAATCGATTGAACCAGCCAAAGCTACGTTCGACGACCCAGCGCCGAGGAAGCAACACGAACCCTTTCTTGGCTTCGGGAAGTTTCACCACGTGCAATTCGATTCCTTCTTCCTGAGCCGCTTGCGCCGGCTCCTGGCCGGTGTAGCCTTGATCCACGAATGCCACCGTTACGGTGTCACCTGTGACGTGTTGCACCTCCTGCGCCAGTGAGCGCACTTGAGCGCGCTCTTGTTCGTTGGCTGGCGTGACTTGCACTGCAAGCAAATGTCCGAGCGTGTCGACCGCCATGTGCACCTTGCTGCCTTTCTTCCGCTTATAGCCGTCGTAACCGGCGCGCGGGCCGCTCTCACAGGTGGATTGCAGTGTCCGCCCGTCCAGGATGATTGCGCTGGGTTGGCCTTGCTTCCCCTGGGCGACACGTAGGACGGAACGCAGATCGCTGACCATGGCTTCAAAGCAGCCCGCCTGCAGCCAGCGCTGCGTCTGCTGGTAAACCGCTTCCCATGGCGGGAAGTCGTTGGGTAGCAGGCGCCACGGCGCTCCAGCACGCGCCATCCAACGCAGCGCATTGAACATCGCCCGCAACGCGTACTTGCGCTGCGGAGCTTGCTCTGTCATCAGGCTCAGGTAAGGCGCCGCGAACGCCCACTCTTCGTCGGAAATATCGGTCGGATATGGGCGTTTGCTCTGCATCCATC of Xanthomonas translucens pv. cerealis contains these proteins:
- a CDS encoding IS5 family transposase, with protein sequence MQSKRPYPTDISDEEWAFAAPYLSLMTEQAPQRKYALRAMFNALRWMARAGAPWRLLPNDFPPWEAVYQQTQRWLQAGCFEAMVSDLRSVLRVAQGKQGQPSAIILDGRTLQSTCESGPRAGYDGYKRKKGSKVHMAVDTLGHLLAVQVTPANEQERAQVRSLAQEVQHVTGDTVTVAFVDQGYTGQEPAQAAQEEGIELHVVKLPEAKKGFVLLPRRWVVERSFGWFNRFRRLARDYERLPETLAGLHFVVFTVLMLSNAAAILQSS